Proteins from a genomic interval of Rhizobium rhododendri:
- a CDS encoding ABC transporter ATP-binding protein, translating to MQTETMPLEAGGDVALSVRQLTVSLPKNMERPHAVSDISFDLRSGEILCIIGESGSGKSVTANAIMGLLSPAITVTHGSIWFKGRDLIQADEKTLRALRGRAVSIIFQDPLSALNPLMTIGDQIAEVMEAHKVGTPESRAAKVLGLLDEVGLPDPGLLQHQYPFRLSGGQRQRVMIAMALALDPDVLIADEPTTALDVTTQAQILELIRKIQRRKNMSVMFITHDFGVVAEIADRVIVMEKGHLVEQGPADIVLNAPEHPYTKRLIAAVPRMTAQDRQGAADTPVVLEVSHLSKTYHTSGGFFTKGRTVRAVNDVSFSIRKARTLGIVGESGSGKSSLGRVLVKLMNSDSGQILFDGRDIAPMSNDAFRSIRPYIQMIFQDPFASLNPRHTIGRVLTVGPVAHGMSISEAKAKALRTLKLVGLDEGAYDRFPHEFSGGQRQRIGIARALMFDPVLLVADEAVSALDVSIQAQILELLTRIQKETKVAMIFITHDLRVASLICDEVAVMYRGEIVEYGPPSQIFRAPGHDYTRKLVAAIPGAEWEPAA from the coding sequence CTCTGTCCGTCCGGCAACTGACCGTCAGTCTTCCGAAGAACATGGAGCGCCCGCATGCGGTGAGTGACATTTCCTTCGATCTGAGATCGGGGGAAATTCTCTGCATCATCGGCGAGTCCGGGTCAGGAAAGTCGGTGACGGCCAATGCAATCATGGGGCTGTTGTCACCGGCCATCACCGTCACGCATGGCAGCATCTGGTTCAAGGGGCGGGACCTGATCCAGGCGGATGAAAAGACTTTGCGGGCGTTGCGCGGCCGCGCCGTCTCGATCATTTTTCAAGATCCGCTTTCGGCCCTCAATCCGCTGATGACGATCGGCGATCAGATCGCCGAGGTGATGGAAGCGCACAAGGTGGGGACGCCGGAAAGCCGTGCTGCCAAGGTTCTCGGTCTTCTCGACGAGGTTGGTCTTCCCGACCCAGGCCTGCTTCAGCATCAGTATCCGTTCCGTCTCTCCGGCGGACAGCGTCAGCGTGTGATGATCGCCATGGCGCTCGCGCTTGATCCCGATGTCTTGATCGCCGACGAGCCGACAACGGCGCTGGATGTCACGACCCAGGCGCAAATTCTCGAATTGATCCGCAAGATCCAGCGTCGGAAGAACATGAGCGTGATGTTCATCACCCATGATTTCGGCGTCGTCGCGGAGATTGCCGATCGGGTGATCGTCATGGAGAAAGGACATCTTGTGGAGCAGGGGCCTGCCGATATCGTCTTGAACGCGCCCGAGCATCCCTACACGAAACGCCTCATTGCCGCCGTTCCGCGCATGACCGCGCAGGATCGGCAGGGAGCAGCGGATACGCCCGTCGTGCTTGAGGTATCTCATCTCAGTAAGACCTACCACACGTCCGGCGGGTTCTTTACCAAGGGTCGAACTGTGCGCGCCGTCAACGATGTCAGTTTTTCGATCCGCAAGGCGCGAACCCTCGGCATCGTCGGCGAATCCGGTTCCGGAAAGTCGTCGCTCGGCCGGGTTCTGGTGAAGCTTATGAATTCGGATAGCGGCCAGATCCTGTTCGACGGTCGCGATATCGCGCCGATGTCGAACGACGCATTCCGATCGATCCGACCCTATATCCAGATGATCTTCCAGGATCCGTTTGCCTCCCTCAATCCGCGTCATACCATCGGCAGGGTCCTGACCGTCGGGCCCGTGGCGCATGGGATGTCCATCTCGGAGGCGAAAGCCAAGGCGCTTCGAACGTTGAAGCTGGTCGGGTTGGACGAGGGTGCCTATGACAGGTTTCCGCATGAATTTTCCGGCGGCCAGCGGCAGCGGATCGGCATCGCCAGGGCGCTGATGTTCGACCCTGTGCTGTTGGTGGCCGATGAAGCGGTGTCGGCCCTCGACGTGTCGATCCAGGCGCAGATTCTCGAGTTGCTGACGCGAATCCAGAAAGAGACAAAGGTGGCAATGATTTTCATCACCCATGATCTGAGGGTCGCGAGCCTGATCTGCGACGAGGTCGCCGTCATGTACCGGGGGGAAATCGTCGAGTATGGGCCACCCTCGCAGATTTTCCGCGCGCCGGGCCACGA